From a region of the bacterium genome:
- a CDS encoding anhydro-N-acetylmuramic acid kinase, producing MRVIGLMSGTSADAVDAALVAWPEGGESRPFELLAFCEIPLGRELQARIHRLAAGRVPGPEALAELARLDVELGERFAGAARAVAERAGLDLKEVDVIASHGQTVAHHPEHRATLQIGDPSVIAERTGCTTIADFRTRDIAAGGEGAPLAPFFHWAVMADPTEDRLVLNLGGIANVTWLPAGAAAEDVVAFDVGPANSLMDGVVSLASDGAERFDRDGEGAGRGRVDEPLLRELLADPYLQRLPPKSTGRERYGLAEAELLWSRWQETGRILDDLLATLVALVAESVASAARDFLGVPRVDRLLVGGGGARNPVLMAALAECGLTADVQPFDAVGVPAAAAEAMAFSLMGRNARLGLVNHLPRTTGARGERILGELVPGS from the coding sequence ATGCGGGTGATCGGGCTGATGTCGGGGACCTCCGCGGATGCCGTGGATGCGGCGCTGGTCGCCTGGCCCGAGGGCGGGGAGAGCCGGCCTTTCGAGTTGCTCGCCTTCTGTGAGATCCCGCTGGGCCGGGAGCTCCAGGCACGGATTCACCGATTGGCGGCGGGTCGGGTACCGGGCCCGGAAGCCCTGGCGGAGCTGGCCCGGCTGGACGTGGAGCTGGGCGAGCGCTTCGCCGGAGCGGCTCGGGCCGTCGCTGAACGCGCGGGGCTGGATCTGAAGGAGGTCGACGTGATTGCTTCTCACGGCCAGACCGTCGCTCACCATCCCGAGCACCGAGCCACGCTCCAGATCGGAGATCCTTCGGTCATCGCCGAACGGACCGGCTGTACGACCATCGCGGATTTCCGCACCCGCGACATCGCTGCGGGCGGGGAGGGGGCACCCCTGGCTCCATTCTTCCATTGGGCGGTGATGGCGGACCCGACCGAAGATCGGTTGGTTCTGAATCTGGGGGGCATCGCCAATGTCACCTGGCTTCCGGCCGGAGCTGCCGCGGAAGATGTCGTCGCGTTCGATGTGGGCCCGGCCAACTCGCTGATGGATGGTGTCGTCTCCCTGGCGAGCGATGGCGCAGAGCGTTTCGATCGAGATGGCGAAGGAGCTGGAAGGGGCAGGGTGGATGAGCCCTTGCTTCGCGAACTCCTGGCCGATCCCTACCTCCAGCGCCTTCCGCCCAAGAGCACCGGCAGGGAACGATATGGCCTGGCCGAAGCCGAGCTGCTCTGGTCGCGTTGGCAGGAGACCGGCAGGATTCTCGATGATCTTCTTGCCACGCTGGTCGCGCTGGTTGCGGAGAGCGTTGCGAGTGCTGCCCGCGATTTCCTGGGCGTGCCACGCGTCGATCGCCTGCTCGTCGGCGGTGGCGGTGCGCGCAATCCGGTCTTGATGGCGGCTTTGGCGGAATGCGGTCTCACGGCCGACGTTCAGCCCTTCGATGCCGTGGGAGTTCCGGCCGCTGCAGCGGAGGCGATGGCCTTCTCGTTGATGGGCCGCAACGCTCGGCTCGGGCTGGTGAATCACCTGCCACGGACGACCGGCGCGCGAGGGGAGCGAATCCTGGGAGAGCTGGTCCCCGGAAGCTGA